From a single Desulfobaccales bacterium genomic region:
- a CDS encoding adenylate/guanylate cyclase domain-containing protein: MPSIEEQIAQLRAAISAQETLRPTLGDSVVEITLQALRTQLDSLLSEQKEAAQPQSGQSPEALLAQLQTYVPKQLADKTRAAGQIEGERRQVTVVFADISGFTALSERLDAEDVAGLVNDCLKELALAVYQYEGMVDKFIGDCIMAVFGAPIALEDDAENALRATIAMRENLQKFNRRWIEKLGQPLDVHIGVNTGMVIAGNIGNDLRMSYTVMGDTVNVASRLEGAAQGGQVFVSRNTYRLTRGAFAFQEMDPIKVKGKRDPLTVYELLHAKLHPDKARGVEGLSSPLVGRAAERQALVECLETLQTGKGQVVAILGEAGIGKSRLLAELRQREGKDLTWLEGRSFAFSRSLGYGAFLDLLRRYAGIADEDTEADAAASLKARLHSILPGDLEIYAVLAQLLSMRLDSQETAAVGSVTGEDFRNRLFAALERLLLALAKQNPVVVVLEDLHWADQSSLELLEHLLRLITQAPIAFVLPSRPKQESSGNWEKLDPALEGYRPYLLEITLKPLSGEASANLVRGLLDGGMLPKKLSEVIQSKSEGNPFFVEEVLRSLIERGILARAHGVWKVTDLIENIQVPDTLQGVLLSRLDRLHEETKRVIQKAAVIGRVFLFRVLEHMAREETELESQMALLEDAALVRERARVPEIEYVFHHALAQEVAYQTLLAPARKLLHQKVGEAMEAIFSERIDQHRALLAYHFFMGEDWERAFEYSAGAADAAVQLYAYAEAREHYHRALDSLKNLPDNASNRQKQVDISIRLVGASHTAESPEKNLAILTEAENLAAALADEARLARVQLWIGRVHYLAGRLPEAISYFQKVLAVAPEFGDPELLALPGAVIGRVLVVQGQFAKAHQLLERSIPLLEANKNRHELLFACVYRGVSRTCLGDYAAGAAELDQVLKMAQASRNQNAEAMVHTALAMTRLVAGKYPEAMGAAQAALAVAEKTGDTMFCYSSNSFMAWALTGLGEHRRALEHWAAAHKALRSLGGRILFTDWWVAIESGTLLGAGDIPAALKKGEEALAMAKATGSLIAEALSESAIGNALAASPTPDHKDIEVHLARSLSLLESIGAKFDLVRVSLALGRVRIGRKDWEGASELLRQASALASRCSLQMEEAQARDLLKEIEATRVQDSAM, from the coding sequence TTGCCGTCCATCGAGGAACAGATTGCCCAGCTTCGTGCAGCCATCAGCGCCCAGGAGACGCTTCGGCCCACCCTTGGCGATAGCGTGGTTGAGATCACCCTGCAGGCTCTGCGCACGCAGCTTGACTCCCTGCTCTCCGAGCAGAAGGAGGCAGCCCAGCCGCAATCAGGACAGTCACCAGAGGCCCTGCTCGCACAGCTCCAGACCTATGTCCCGAAACAATTGGCCGACAAAACGCGCGCCGCAGGGCAAATCGAGGGCGAACGCCGACAGGTCACGGTCGTTTTTGCGGATATTTCCGGCTTTACCGCCCTCTCCGAACGGCTCGACGCCGAGGACGTTGCCGGTCTCGTCAACGACTGCCTCAAGGAACTCGCCCTGGCGGTTTACCAATATGAAGGCATGGTCGACAAGTTCATCGGGGACTGCATCATGGCCGTGTTCGGCGCTCCCATCGCCCTGGAAGATGACGCGGAAAACGCCCTGCGCGCCACCATCGCCATGCGCGAAAATCTCCAGAAATTCAACCGTCGCTGGATCGAGAAACTGGGCCAACCCCTGGACGTGCACATCGGGGTCAACACGGGGATGGTGATTGCAGGTAACATCGGAAACGACCTGCGGATGAGCTACACCGTGATGGGCGATACCGTCAATGTCGCGTCACGGCTGGAGGGCGCCGCGCAAGGGGGCCAGGTTTTCGTGAGCCGCAACACCTACCGTCTGACCCGCGGCGCCTTTGCCTTCCAGGAAATGGACCCCATCAAGGTCAAAGGCAAACGAGATCCGTTGACGGTCTATGAGCTCCTCCATGCGAAACTGCACCCGGACAAGGCCCGCGGAGTCGAAGGCTTGTCCTCCCCTCTCGTCGGCCGCGCTGCGGAGCGCCAAGCGCTGGTTGAATGCCTGGAAACACTCCAAACCGGCAAGGGGCAGGTTGTTGCGATTCTTGGCGAGGCCGGGATTGGCAAGAGCCGCCTGCTCGCCGAACTCCGCCAACGTGAAGGGAAGGACCTGACCTGGCTTGAAGGCCGTTCCTTTGCCTTCAGCAGGTCCCTCGGTTACGGGGCGTTTTTGGACCTCTTGCGCCGTTATGCCGGTATCGCCGACGAAGACACGGAAGCCGACGCCGCCGCCAGCCTGAAAGCGCGTCTGCACAGCATTTTGCCGGGCGATCTGGAGATTTATGCCGTACTGGCGCAACTGCTTTCCATGCGCCTCGACAGCCAGGAGACGGCTGCCGTCGGCTCCGTCACCGGTGAAGACTTTCGCAATCGTTTATTTGCCGCATTGGAGCGGCTGCTGCTCGCGCTGGCGAAACAAAACCCCGTTGTCGTGGTGTTGGAAGACTTGCATTGGGCTGATCAAAGTTCGCTGGAACTGCTGGAACATCTCTTGCGGCTGATTACTCAAGCCCCCATTGCCTTCGTATTGCCCAGCCGTCCGAAACAGGAATCATCGGGAAACTGGGAAAAACTTGATCCGGCACTGGAGGGGTATCGACCGTATCTTCTGGAAATCACCCTCAAGCCATTATCCGGCGAGGCGAGCGCCAATCTGGTGCGCGGACTTCTCGATGGCGGCATGCTGCCAAAAAAACTATCGGAGGTCATTCAGAGCAAGTCGGAGGGTAATCCTTTCTTTGTCGAGGAGGTCCTCAGGTCGCTGATTGAGCGCGGGATTCTGGCGCGTGCACATGGAGTCTGGAAAGTCACCGATCTGATCGAGAACATCCAGGTGCCTGACACCCTCCAGGGAGTGCTGCTTTCCCGTCTGGATCGCCTTCACGAGGAAACCAAACGGGTGATCCAAAAGGCGGCTGTCATCGGGCGCGTCTTTCTTTTCCGGGTGCTCGAACACATGGCGCGCGAGGAAACCGAGTTGGAATCCCAAATGGCCTTGCTCGAAGACGCGGCTCTGGTCCGGGAGCGGGCGCGTGTGCCTGAAATTGAATATGTCTTTCACCACGCCCTGGCGCAGGAGGTCGCCTATCAAACGCTTCTGGCTCCAGCGCGCAAACTTCTGCATCAAAAAGTCGGGGAAGCGATGGAAGCCATTTTTTCTGAGCGGATTGACCAGCACCGGGCTCTCCTGGCCTATCACTTCTTCATGGGGGAAGACTGGGAAAGGGCCTTCGAGTATTCTGCCGGCGCCGCGGACGCCGCGGTACAGCTCTACGCCTACGCCGAGGCTCGCGAACATTATCATCGCGCCTTGGACAGCCTCAAAAATCTGCCCGATAACGCCTCAAACCGTCAAAAGCAGGTGGACATAAGTATCCGGCTGGTGGGTGCCTCTCACACGGCTGAATCGCCTGAAAAAAACCTGGCGATTTTGACGGAGGCCGAAAACCTGGCCGCCGCGCTGGCGGATGAAGCGCGCCTGGCGCGCGTCCAGCTTTGGATCGGCAGGGTGCATTATCTGGCAGGACGATTGCCGGAGGCAATTTCGTATTTCCAAAAGGTGCTGGCGGTGGCTCCAGAATTTGGCGATCCCGAGTTGCTGGCCCTGCCGGGAGCCGTCATCGGACGCGTTCTTGTCGTGCAAGGCCAGTTTGCAAAGGCCCACCAACTATTGGAAAGGAGCATACCCCTTCTCGAGGCCAACAAGAACCGCCACGAGCTGTTGTTCGCCTGCGTGTACCGCGGGGTTTCCCGAACCTGTCTTGGCGATTACGCCGCTGGAGCCGCTGAACTCGACCAGGTCCTGAAAATGGCCCAGGCCAGCCGCAATCAAAACGCTGAAGCCATGGTACACACGGCCCTGGCCATGACCCGCCTCGTCGCCGGCAAATACCCTGAGGCCATGGGAGCCGCCCAGGCTGCGCTTGCGGTTGCGGAGAAGACCGGCGACACGATGTTTTGTTACTCCAGCAATTCGTTCATGGCATGGGCGTTGACGGGATTGGGAGAGCATCGGCGTGCCCTTGAACATTGGGCCGCCGCTCATAAAGCCCTCCGGTCTTTGGGCGGCCGCATTTTGTTCACTGATTGGTGGGTTGCCATCGAAAGCGGCACCCTGCTTGGAGCAGGAGATATTCCTGCCGCTCTGAAAAAAGGCGAGGAAGCCCTAGCCATGGCCAAAGCGACGGGCAGCCTCATTGCGGAGGCTTTGTCCGAAAGCGCCATCGGCAATGCCCTCGCGGCCAGCCCCACGCCAGACCATAAAGATATCGAAGTTCATCTGGCAAGAAGCCTGTCGTTGCTGGAAAGCATTGGCGCCAAATTCGATCTGGTGCGCGTTTCGCTGGCGCTGGGTCGGGTCCGCATCGGGCGAAAAGATTGGGAGGGCGCGTCAGAACTGCTGCGGCAGGCCTCCGCCCTGGCCTCCCGATGCTCGCTCCAAATGGAGGAAGCACAGGCACGGGACCTATTGAAAGAGATCGAGGCAACCCGGGTTCAGGATTCGGCCATGTGA
- a CDS encoding HdeD family acid-resistance protein, with the protein MTNDRASLQALVPAEVLGDLIHNWGWLLAQGILLVVLGTIGLGMTFWLTLGTVLIFGVFLVIGGGVQLFQAFKCRGWQSILWHVVIGILYVLAGVIIFGNPLMASTMLTLLLGGVLIGVGIVRLVMAFQHRGLKNWVWPLIGGIAAIVLGFMILAQWPISGFWVIGLFVAIEMIFSGWSYIIIALGAREMGKQHALPA; encoded by the coding sequence ATGACAAATGACCGCGCATCATTACAGGCCCTGGTTCCGGCTGAGGTGTTGGGGGACCTCATCCATAACTGGGGCTGGCTCTTGGCCCAGGGCATCCTCCTGGTGGTCCTGGGAACCATCGGACTGGGCATGACCTTTTGGCTGACTTTGGGCACTGTCCTTATCTTCGGGGTTTTCTTGGTCATCGGAGGCGGGGTTCAGCTTTTTCAGGCCTTCAAATGCCGGGGTTGGCAAAGTATCCTGTGGCATGTGGTCATCGGCATCCTGTATGTACTGGCCGGCGTTATCATCTTCGGTAATCCTTTGATGGCCTCCACCATGCTCACCTTGCTCCTGGGCGGGGTCCTGATCGGCGTCGGTATCGTGCGGCTTGTCATGGCCTTCCAGCACCGCGGCCTAAAAAACTGGGTCTGGCCCCTCATCGGGGGGATTGCCGCCATTGTCTTGGGCTTCATGATCCTGGCCCAGTGGCCGATATCAGGATTTTGGGTGATCGGCTTGTTCGTGGCCATCGAAATGATCTTCAGCGGCTGGTCCTATATCATCATCGCGCTGGGAGCCCGAGAGATGGGCAAGCAACACGCCCTCCCGGCGTGA
- a CDS encoding nitrate/sulfonate/bicarbonate ABC transporter ATP-binding protein: protein MADENGFLLELRHINQIFGGGEQIFTAIQDVNLALNDGEFATLMGPTGCGKSTLLRIITGLQAPTAGEVLYRGVPLQGVNPHATIVFQTFALFPWLTVQENVEVALKARGVPPKLRTTRALDLLDRVGLDGFENAYPRELSGGMLQKVGFARAMAVEPELLCLDEPFSALDVLSAESLRGELLELWTGGVIPTRAILMATHNIEEAVFLADRILVMDKDPGRIIMNMKVDLPHPRQRKDPKFLNLVDRVYMVLAGHTQPEHVELGTAPGEPGRTRALPHINIDDLTGLLEHLDAMPNNRADIYALARELQINSDDLLRLIETAELLGFANIAYGDITLNPLGETFAEASIRSRKEIFATRIRRLPLFKWLLAMLRATDKKQLEWDVIQKALELEFHEEEAERQLDTAIDWGRYAEILAYDDSSQVLFLEPGGATEFIKKNVGAPGPQ from the coding sequence ATGGCTGACGAAAATGGCTTCCTCCTGGAACTCCGGCATATCAACCAGATTTTCGGTGGCGGCGAACAGATCTTTACCGCCATTCAGGATGTCAACCTGGCCTTAAACGATGGCGAATTTGCCACCCTGATGGGCCCCACCGGCTGCGGCAAGAGCACTTTGCTGCGCATCATCACGGGGCTCCAGGCCCCCACCGCCGGAGAGGTGCTCTACCGGGGCGTCCCCCTCCAAGGAGTCAATCCCCATGCCACCATCGTCTTTCAAACCTTTGCCCTGTTTCCCTGGCTGACGGTCCAGGAAAACGTGGAAGTGGCCCTCAAGGCCAGAGGCGTGCCTCCAAAGTTGCGCACCACTCGGGCTTTGGACCTGTTGGACCGGGTGGGCCTGGACGGCTTCGAGAACGCCTATCCACGGGAACTCTCCGGTGGCATGCTCCAGAAAGTGGGCTTTGCCCGGGCCATGGCGGTGGAACCGGAGCTGCTTTGCCTGGACGAACCCTTCTCGGCCCTGGACGTCCTTAGTGCCGAGTCCCTCCGGGGTGAGCTGCTGGAACTATGGACCGGCGGCGTCATCCCCACCCGGGCCATCCTCATGGCCACCCACAACATCGAAGAAGCGGTGTTCCTGGCAGACCGCATCCTGGTAATGGATAAGGACCCCGGCCGCATCATCATGAATATGAAGGTTGATTTGCCGCATCCCCGGCAGCGCAAAGACCCAAAATTTCTCAACCTGGTGGACCGGGTTTACATGGTGCTGGCCGGCCACACTCAACCCGAACATGTGGAATTGGGCACCGCGCCCGGCGAACCGGGGCGCACCCGAGCCCTGCCCCACATCAATATCGACGACCTGACGGGGCTCTTGGAGCACCTGGACGCCATGCCCAACAACCGGGCGGACATTTACGCCCTGGCCCGGGAACTTCAGATCAATTCCGACGATCTCCTGCGCCTCATTGAAACCGCGGAGTTGTTGGGTTTTGCCAATATCGCTTACGGCGATATCACCCTGAATCCCCTGGGAGAGACCTTTGCCGAGGCCAGTATTCGCTCCCGCAAAGAGATTTTCGCCACCCGGATTCGTCGCCTGCCCCTGTTTAAATGGCTCCTGGCCATGCTCCGCGCCACCGACAAAAAGCAGTTGGAATGGGACGTAATCCAGAAGGCCCTGGAACTGGAATTCCACGAAGAAGAAGCGGAACGCCAGTTGGATACCGCCATCGACTGGGGGCGCTACGCCGAAATCCTGGCTTATGACGACAGCAGCCAGGTCCTGTTCCTGGAGCCCGGCGGCGCAACTGAGTTTATCAAAAAGAATGTCGGCGCTCCGGGTCCGCAATAA
- a CDS encoding ABC transporter permease subunit — MSQPSRQFRIAKPLRRPLTWGDGVVFVGLALLLYLGIRIGLGAPAVVKGPEIELAPRLLPYYVGLSLGRMVAAYILSIIFSMVFGYLAARSRTAESFLIPLLDVLQSVPILAFLPVALLSFSAVLPTPWAVELSSIILIFTSQAWNIAFAWYQSLTTIPRNLKQASTIFRFNGWLRFKTLELPFAAISLIWNSMASWGGGWFFLMAAEIFSVGDRNFRLPGLGAYLQEAANQGSYEYIAWGLGALVLIIVTLDQLVWRPLLAWSERFTISMVEGATPPTSWFYNALRNSRLLHFLSGAVLEPPLRRLDEWLSRSFTANAATERPKRQRVWIWYFLLAVAFLGVSYGSFMAAQMLWTLPLEKWGDIALGTFITLLRVIAALLIALGWTIPVGVAIGSNPRLSSWLQPVVQIAASLPATALFPVLLLLVLGWPGGLDVAAILLMLLGTQWYLLFNIIAGASAIPRELRYTSDLLQLSRWERWRTLILPAIFPYTITGAIAAGGGAWNASVVAEYTQFGGKTFHTIGVGALIAEATGTGDFPLLLAATLALILTVVTINRLFWQRLYRLAEERYRME, encoded by the coding sequence ATGAGTCAGCCGTCTCGCCAGTTTAGAATTGCCAAACCCCTCCGGCGCCCCTTAACCTGGGGTGATGGCGTGGTCTTCGTCGGCCTGGCGTTACTCCTTTACTTAGGCATCCGTATCGGGCTGGGGGCTCCGGCGGTCGTCAAGGGTCCGGAAATTGAGCTGGCCCCCAGGCTCTTGCCTTATTATGTCGGCCTCTCCTTGGGGCGCATGGTGGCAGCCTATATTCTCTCCATTATATTTTCCATGGTTTTCGGTTACCTGGCCGCCCGGAGCCGCACTGCAGAAAGTTTTCTGATCCCGCTTCTCGATGTCCTCCAAAGCGTGCCCATCCTCGCATTCCTTCCGGTGGCCCTTTTGAGCTTCAGCGCCGTCTTACCCACACCCTGGGCGGTGGAGTTGTCTTCCATTATCTTGATCTTCACCAGCCAGGCCTGGAATATTGCTTTCGCCTGGTATCAATCTCTGACTACTATTCCCCGCAATCTGAAGCAGGCCAGCACCATTTTCCGCTTTAACGGTTGGCTGCGCTTTAAGACCCTGGAACTGCCCTTTGCCGCTATCAGCCTGATCTGGAACAGCATGGCCAGTTGGGGCGGGGGGTGGTTTTTCCTGATGGCTGCGGAAATTTTCAGCGTGGGGGATCGGAACTTTCGACTGCCGGGGTTGGGCGCCTACCTTCAAGAGGCCGCTAATCAGGGGAGTTATGAGTATATAGCCTGGGGACTGGGAGCCCTGGTCCTCATCATCGTCACCCTGGACCAACTGGTATGGCGGCCTCTCTTAGCCTGGTCCGAACGGTTTACCATATCTATGGTTGAAGGCGCTACCCCACCTACGTCCTGGTTTTACAACGCCTTGAGGAATTCCCGGCTCTTGCATTTCCTGAGTGGCGCGGTGCTGGAGCCGCCCTTAAGGAGATTGGATGAATGGCTATCCCGTTCATTCACGGCTAATGCGGCCACAGAGAGGCCGAAGCGCCAGCGTGTCTGGATCTGGTATTTTTTATTGGCGGTTGCCTTTCTGGGGGTGAGTTATGGTAGCTTCATGGCTGCCCAAATGCTCTGGACCTTGCCACTGGAAAAATGGGGTGATATCGCCTTGGGCACGTTCATCACCTTGCTGCGGGTCATTGCAGCGCTCCTCATCGCCTTGGGGTGGACCATTCCGGTGGGCGTCGCCATCGGCAGCAACCCGCGCCTGTCTTCCTGGCTCCAACCGGTGGTGCAAATCGCGGCCTCGTTGCCTGCCACTGCCTTGTTTCCGGTCCTGCTCCTCCTCGTGTTAGGCTGGCCCGGGGGTCTTGATGTGGCGGCTATATTACTCATGCTGTTGGGAACCCAGTGGTATCTCTTGTTTAACATTATCGCCGGAGCCAGCGCCATTCCCCGGGAACTGCGGTATACCTCGGATTTGCTGCAATTGAGCCGCTGGGAGCGCTGGCGTACCCTCATTCTGCCGGCTATTTTCCCTTATACCATCACCGGGGCCATCGCGGCCGGCGGCGGGGCCTGGAATGCCAGCGTTGTGGCGGAATATACCCAATTCGGCGGCAAGACCTTCCACACCATCGGGGTCGGGGCCTTGATTGCCGAAGCCACCGGGACCGGCGATTTTCCCTTGTTACTGGCCGCCACCCTCGCCCTGATCCTGACCGTGGTAACCATCAACCGGCTTTTCTGGCAGAGGTTGTACCGCCTGGCCGAAGAACGCTATCGGATGGAGTGA
- a CDS encoding mechanosensitive ion channel domain-containing protein — protein MPLKGIAYRFIMALALVGFLVSPWPVRAQAVHPEKPEGGIASPQALPQGFEQGIAWLQESLKAWESRVGAATTELARTQKELENLQVAVASLKATMILQKLPLPQVQALLVTYTDKEKDLKAKLNELGQEIEALKQDQQSQLTAENALRVQLTIIQANNPQALTPELQRSFLSYLKLAGNRDRLADQVLNLLVQRRQLLQKEKELIDGITPQLKHLEDSWKAELLKRPVQAVTFREQVVRAWQSLATIPARGGEWLNEQVESGRLSAFIWRHLAPIIGLLSFIFLMGWSTRRLNNLVTRRFQAWRVQTDDFHMLPVYVVGHILIANLFGLGLILWVGLFFWTLNLVGSAPAQLILSALVTLWGLRLAMQWVQEFFAGKAAGGVLALDQDVARFYRRSLKFFLVYLFLGWFGLKSAGLLNIPEPSRLFLEHFFWVGVIIWGWWLLRRHYLTRLLPELSEPTWLHQPVVSLFLRGLLVFLLTLIILADLLGFQNLSLYVSQAAAGSVLAAAILWFLWLIGETSIRHLLHPEGGRALYRYPDRAELIQRIYHLSRWVLSLVLGVIVVVVSLEFWGITPHQIAWSFQWVTWGPTLGSVKLTTLSILGVCLAIYLGFFFSRMIRGLMLIHIFPRTALDKGVRYTISTTLHYVILILAGMIALNILGFPLTNLALVAGALGVGIGFGLQNIVNNFISGLILLFERPIKVGDTLVIDGQWGTVKEIRVRSTIFETSDRYILIIPNSELVSNKVLNWTHYGAGINRLTLQVGVSYGSDVRQVTELLTQICRANPRVVAAPPPQIYFAVYGDSSLDFTIWVFVRTPDDRIPATHELNSAIFEAFREHGIEIPFPQRDLHIKEWPETPERKG, from the coding sequence ATGCCCTTAAAAGGCATTGCGTATCGATTCATAATGGCACTAGCCCTGGTGGGGTTTTTGGTCTCCCCCTGGCCGGTCCGGGCCCAGGCGGTTCATCCGGAAAAGCCGGAGGGCGGAATTGCCTCGCCCCAGGCCCTGCCCCAGGGATTTGAGCAGGGGATTGCCTGGCTCCAAGAGAGCCTCAAGGCGTGGGAATCCCGTGTGGGGGCTGCAACCACAGAACTGGCCCGGACTCAAAAGGAACTGGAAAATCTCCAGGTCGCGGTGGCTTCTCTGAAGGCCACCATGATCCTCCAGAAGCTTCCCTTGCCCCAGGTCCAAGCACTTTTGGTTACCTATACGGATAAGGAAAAGGACCTCAAGGCCAAACTCAATGAGCTGGGCCAGGAGATTGAGGCCCTGAAGCAGGACCAGCAAAGCCAACTCACCGCGGAGAATGCCCTGCGGGTGCAGCTCACCATTATTCAAGCCAACAATCCCCAAGCCTTGACTCCGGAATTGCAGCGATCCTTTCTGAGCTATCTGAAGCTGGCGGGAAACCGGGACCGGCTGGCGGACCAAGTGTTAAACTTGCTTGTACAGCGGCGCCAACTCCTCCAGAAGGAAAAAGAATTAATCGATGGAATAACTCCACAGTTGAAACATTTGGAGGATAGTTGGAAGGCCGAACTCCTGAAGCGTCCGGTTCAAGCCGTGACTTTCCGGGAGCAGGTGGTCCGGGCGTGGCAGAGCCTGGCCACCATACCAGCCCGGGGCGGGGAGTGGCTCAATGAACAGGTGGAATCAGGCCGCCTGAGCGCTTTTATCTGGCGGCATCTGGCCCCCATCATCGGCTTGCTCAGTTTCATCTTCCTTATGGGCTGGAGCACCCGGCGGCTCAATAATCTGGTGACCCGGCGATTCCAGGCCTGGCGGGTGCAGACGGACGATTTCCATATGCTCCCCGTGTATGTCGTGGGACATATCTTGATCGCCAACCTGTTTGGTCTGGGCCTGATTTTGTGGGTGGGTCTGTTCTTTTGGACCCTCAATCTGGTTGGTTCCGCTCCGGCCCAATTGATTCTTTCTGCCCTGGTTACCCTGTGGGGCTTACGCCTGGCCATGCAGTGGGTGCAAGAATTTTTTGCCGGCAAGGCGGCAGGTGGGGTGCTGGCCCTGGATCAAGATGTCGCCAGGTTTTACCGCCGCTCCCTGAAGTTCTTTCTGGTCTATCTCTTCCTGGGCTGGTTCGGACTCAAGAGCGCCGGCCTGCTAAATATTCCCGAACCAAGCCGCTTGTTCCTGGAACACTTCTTTTGGGTGGGCGTCATCATATGGGGCTGGTGGCTTTTGCGCCGCCACTACCTCACCAGGCTCCTACCTGAATTGTCGGAACCCACCTGGCTGCACCAGCCGGTGGTGAGTCTGTTCCTGCGGGGATTGTTGGTGTTCCTGCTGACGCTTATCATTCTGGCTGATCTCCTGGGGTTCCAGAACCTTTCCTTATATGTATCCCAGGCGGCTGCCGGGAGCGTGTTGGCCGCGGCAATCCTGTGGTTCCTGTGGCTGATCGGGGAGACCAGCATTCGCCATCTCCTACATCCGGAAGGAGGCCGGGCCCTCTATCGTTATCCGGATCGGGCGGAGCTGATCCAGAGAATTTATCACCTCAGCCGTTGGGTCCTATCCCTCGTCCTGGGCGTAATCGTCGTGGTGGTCTCCCTGGAATTCTGGGGGATCACGCCGCACCAAATCGCCTGGAGCTTTCAATGGGTCACTTGGGGCCCAACTTTGGGGTCCGTCAAACTGACCACTCTGAGTATCCTGGGCGTCTGCCTGGCGATCTATTTAGGGTTCTTTTTCTCCCGGATGATACGCGGCCTGATGCTCATCCACATCTTTCCCCGCACCGCCCTGGATAAGGGGGTACGCTACACCATCTCCACCACCCTGCACTACGTTATCCTGATCCTGGCGGGGATGATCGCCCTGAACATTCTGGGATTTCCCTTGACCAATCTGGCTCTGGTGGCCGGGGCTCTGGGAGTGGGAATCGGTTTCGGGCTCCAAAACATCGTCAATAATTTCATCAGCGGCCTCATTCTCCTGTTCGAGCGGCCCATCAAGGTGGGGGATACGCTGGTGATCGACGGTCAGTGGGGCACGGTGAAGGAGATCCGGGTTCGGAGCACCATCTTCGAGACCTCCGACCGCTATATTCTGATCATCCCCAACTCGGAACTGGTCTCTAATAAGGTCCTTAACTGGACCCATTACGGCGCGGGCATTAACCGCCTCACCTTACAGGTGGGGGTCTCCTATGGTTCTGATGTGCGCCAGGTTACGGAGTTGCTGACCCAAATTTGCCGGGCCAATCCCCGGGTGGTAGCCGCGCCGCCGCCTCAGATTTATTTTGCGGTCTACGGCGATAGTTCCCTGGATTTCACTATCTGGGTGTTCGTGCGAACGCCCGACGACCGCATTCCCGCTACCCATGAGCTGAACAGCGCCATTTTCGAAGCCTTTCGGGAGCACGGAATCGAAATCCCCTTCCCCCAACGGGACCTCCACATCAAGGAGTGGCCGGAAACGCCGGAAAGAAAAGGCTAG
- a CDS encoding lytic transglycosylase domain-containing protein, which yields MRRRILIVGLSLLWVALAASAWAEPKILSQDGNLVIENPDSKKPKKSGGSEDTLYELLGQEVQVYIFNNKTRVWPRIYAHSTPAAWKGQISPRDPWIEALIRKYSQIYGVDPSLVRAVMRHESGFNAGAVSPKGAQGLMQLMPGTAALMGVKNPFDPEQNIAGGVNYLRHCLDRFQHNVPLAVAAYNAGPERVAQCGTVPPINETQNFVTNVMGSYAGPSVGGKVAPDTSKKKAKRGKQEATQEELQSEKAPDVPRRPRPKIIEVRSLKSKSPDGE from the coding sequence ATGAGGCGAAGAATATTGATTGTGGGGTTATCGTTGCTTTGGGTGGCGCTGGCGGCCTCGGCCTGGGCTGAACCCAAGATACTCTCCCAGGACGGCAACCTGGTCATCGAAAACCCCGACTCCAAGAAACCCAAAAAAAGCGGGGGTTCCGAAGATACCCTCTATGAACTTTTGGGCCAGGAAGTCCAGGTCTATATCTTTAATAATAAGACCCGGGTCTGGCCCAGGATTTATGCCCACTCCACCCCCGCAGCCTGGAAAGGCCAGATAAGCCCCCGGGACCCGTGGATCGAAGCATTGATCCGCAAATATTCCCAAATTTACGGGGTTGACCCTTCCCTGGTGCGGGCTGTCATGCGCCACGAATCCGGCTTCAATGCCGGGGCGGTTTCTCCCAAGGGAGCCCAGGGCTTAATGCAGCTCATGCCCGGGACTGCGGCCCTGATGGGAGTAAAGAACCCGTTTGACCCGGAGCAGAACATCGCCGGCGGAGTGAACTATCTGCGTCACTGCCTGGATCGCTTTCAGCACAATGTGCCCCTGGCCGTGGCTGCTTATAACGCCGGTCCGGAGCGGGTGGCCCAATGCGGGACCGTCCCGCCGATCAACGAAACCCAGAACTTTGTCACCAATGTAATGGGGAGTTATGCCGGACCCAGCGTGGGCGGCAAGGTAGCCCCCGACACCTCCAAGAAAAAGGCCAAGAGGGGCAAGCAGGAGGCCACGCAAGAAGAGCTCCAGTCGGAAAAGGCTCCGGATGTCCCCCGCCGTCCTCGGCCCAAAATCATCGAGGTCCGGTCCCTTAAGTCCAAATCCCCGGACGGGGAGTAA